One Hordeum vulgare subsp. vulgare chromosome 4H, MorexV3_pseudomolecules_assembly, whole genome shotgun sequence DNA window includes the following coding sequences:
- the LOC123447268 gene encoding purple acid phosphatase 2-like, translating to MEVLAVLFLLAAHAASAAAGVTSPYRRSLEMLPVMPFDADVFRPPPGGNAPEQVHITQGDLTGRAMTISWVTPEHPGSNVVRYGLAADNLNLTAEGTVQRYTWGGTYQSPYIHHATLTGLDHATVYHYAVGYGYAVRSFSFKTPPKPGPDAPIKFGLIGDLGQTFHSNDTVTHYEANRGDAVLFIGDLCYADDHPGHDNRRWDTWARFVERSVAYQPWIWTAGNHEIDYAPEIGETVPFKPFTYRYPTPFRAANSTEPLWYSVKMASAHVIMLSSYSAYGKYTPQWTWLQDELQRVDRKTTPWLIVCVHSPWYNTNDYHYMEGETMRVQFESWLVDAKVDLVLAGHVHSYERTHRVSNVAYDIDNGKATPKFNASAPVYVNIGDGGNTEGIANSFRSPQPDYSAFREASYGHATLDIKNRTHAFYEWHRNQDGVKVVADKAWFTNRYYLPTHTN from the exons ATGGAGGTGCTCGCGGTGCTCTTCCTCCTAGCGGCGCACGCCGCCTCCGCGGCCGCCGGCGTGACGAGTCCGTACCGGCGGAGCCTGGAGATGCTCCCCGTCATGCCGTTCGACGCGGACGTCTTCCGGCCGCCGCCTGGCGGCAACGCGCCGGAGCAGGTGCACATCACGCAGGGCGATCTGACCGGCCGCGCCATGACGATATCCTGGGTCACCCCGGAGCACCCAGGCAGCAACGTCGTCCGCTACGGCCTCGCCGCCGACAACCTCAACCTCACGGCCGAGGGCACCGTCCAGCGCTACACCTGGGGCGGCACCTATCAGTCCCCCTACATCCACCACGCCACGCTCACCGGCCTCGACCACGCCACCGTCTACCACTACGCCGTCGGCTACGGCTACGccgtgaggtccttctccttcaaaaCACCGCCCAAGCCCGGCCCCGACGCGCCCATCAAGTTCGGCCTCATCG GTGACCTCGGCCAGACGTTCCACTCCAACGACACGGTGACCCACTACGAGGCCAACCGCGGCGACGCCGTGCTCTTCATCGGCGACCTGTGCTACGCCGACGACCATCCGGGCCACGACAACCGCCGGTGGGACACGTGGGCGCGCTTCGTGGAGCGCAGCGTCGCGTACCAGCCGTGGATCTGGACCGCCGGCAACCATGAGATCGACTACGCGCCGGAGATCGGCGAGACGGTGCCCTTCAAGCCGTTCACGTACCGGTACCCCACCCCTTTCCGGGCGGCCAACAGCACCGAGCCCCTCTGGTACTCGGTGAAGATGGCGTCGGCGCACGTGATCATGCTCTCCTCCTACTCCGCCTACGGCAAGTACACGCCGCAGTGGACGTGGCTGCAGGACGAGCTCCAGCGCGTCGACCGCAAGACCACGCCGTGGCTCATCGTTTGCGTGCACTCGCCGTGGTACAACACCAACGACTACCACTACATGGAGGGGGAGACGATGCGCGTCCAGTTCGAGAGCTGGCTCGTCGACGCCAAGGTCGACCTCGTCCTCGCCGGCCACGTCCACTCCTACGAGCGAACCCACCGCGTGTCCAACGTCGCCTACGACATCGACAACGGCAAGGCCACGCCCAAGTTCAACGCGTCCGCGCCCGTCTACGTCAACATCGGCGACGGCGGGAACACGGAGGGGATCGCCAACAGCTTCCGGTCGCCGCAGCCGGACTACTCCGCCTTCAGGGAGGCCAGCTACGGGCACGCCACGCTGGACATCAAGAACCGGACGCACGCATTCTACGAGTGGCACCGCAACCAGGACGGCGTTAAGGTCGTCGCCGACAAGGCATGGTTCACAAACAGATACTACTTGCCAACCCACACCAACTAG